GACATATTCAAAATTTAAGTTTTCACTCATTCATTCCACCTCATTTTTTTAAAAAAAGCCACTATAAAGTGGCTTTTTATTTAAGTTTTATTTTTTAAATTCTTGATAGTTGTCTTTATCTACACCAACATAAGGTACTCTAACTGCTTTATCCACTAATTTCCATTCAGTTCCTTCTGTAGGTTCTTTACCTAATGCAATATTATGAGCTAAATCTAATACTGCTAAAGCTTGGTTTTTACCATCGTTTAATACTGTTCCTGATAATTCACCTTTTTCAATTAATAATAATGCTTCAGGTATAGCGTCTACACCGTAAATAGGTAATTTTTTGTTGTGAGCTTTAGTTGCTTCTAACGCACCAAAAGCCATACCATCATTGTTAGCTATGATAACTTCTAATTTATCTCCGTTAGGACCTGATAACCATGCATCAACTTTATCTTTAGCTTGTGCTGTATCCCAGAAAGCTGCATCTTCAAATAATTTTTCAGTTTTAATTCCAGCTTCTTCAACAGTTTTAACTGAGAATTCAGTTCTTGCAACTGCATCTGGATGTCCTGGTTCTCCAATTAACATAGCGTATTGGATAACACCGTCACCATTTAAATCTTGTGCAGGATCTGCTTGCCAGTTTTTAACTATAGTTTGTCCTTGGAATACTCCTGATTCTTGAGGGTTGTTTCCAACATACCATGCTTTATCATAAGAGTTTAAAGCTTCAACACCTGGATCTTTGTTAAATAATACTATAGGTACATTAGCTGCTTTAGCTTTATCAATAACTGATTGTCCAGCTGTTGGATCAACTAAGTTAATTACTAAAACGTCAACACCTTTAGAAATTAATGTGTCGATTTGGTCGTTTAAAACTGCTTGAGAGTTTTGAGAGTCATTTTCTAATAATTCAATGTTAGGGTATTTTTCTTTAGCAATTGCATTCATGTCATTTCTCATACCTGCTAAGAAATTGTCATCAAATTTGTAATAAGTAACTCCTAAAGTAACTTT
This is a stretch of genomic DNA from Streptobacillus felis. It encodes these proteins:
- the mglB gene encoding galactose/glucose ABC transporter substrate-binding protein MglB — translated: MKKLLTMMLVLLTFVLSCGSKTEEAPAAEGEKKVTLGVTYYKFDDNFLAGMRNDMNAIAKEKYPNIELLENDSQNSQAVLNDQIDTLISKGVDVLVINLVDPTAGQSVIDKAKAANVPIVLFNKDPGVEALNSYDKAWYVGNNPQESGVFQGQTIVKNWQADPAQDLNGDGVIQYAMLIGEPGHPDAVARTEFSVKTVEEAGIKTEKLFEDAAFWDTAQAKDKVDAWLSGPNGDKLEVIIANNDGMAFGALEATKAHNKKLPIYGVDAIPEALLLIEKGELSGTVLNDGKNQALAVLDLAHNIALGKEPTEGTEWKLVDKAVRVPYVGVDKDNYQEFKK